A genomic stretch from Falco cherrug isolate bFalChe1 chromosome 1, bFalChe1.pri, whole genome shotgun sequence includes:
- the DYNLL2 gene encoding dynein light chain 2, cytoplasmic isoform X2, which translates to MSDRKAVIKNADMSEDMQQDAVDCATQAMEKYNIEKDIAAYIKKEFDKKYNPTWHCIVGRNFGSYVTHETKHFIYFYLGQVAILLFKSG; encoded by the exons ATGTCTGACAGAAAGGCTGTGATCAAGAATGCGGACATGTCCGAGGACATGCAGCAAGATGCTGTAGACTGTGCTACACAGGCAATGGAGAAGTACAACATAGAAAAGGACATTGCAGCATATATAAAGAAG gAATTTGACAAGAAATACAACCCAACTTGGCACTGCATTGTTGGCAGAAACTTTGGCAGCTATGTAACACACGAGACAAAGCACTTCATCTATTTTTACTTGGGTCAGGTTGCAATTCTTCTCTTCAAGTCTGGATAG
- the DYNLL2 gene encoding dynein light chain 2, cytoplasmic isoform X1 — translation MFCLRFTMSDRKAVIKNADMSEDMQQDAVDCATQAMEKYNIEKDIAAYIKKEFDKKYNPTWHCIVGRNFGSYVTHETKHFIYFYLGQVAILLFKSG, via the exons ATGTTCTGCCTTAGGTTCACGATGTCTGACAGAAAGGCTGTGATCAAGAATGCGGACATGTCCGAGGACATGCAGCAAGATGCTGTAGACTGTGCTACACAGGCAATGGAGAAGTACAACATAGAAAAGGACATTGCAGCATATATAAAGAAG gAATTTGACAAGAAATACAACCCAACTTGGCACTGCATTGTTGGCAGAAACTTTGGCAGCTATGTAACACACGAGACAAAGCACTTCATCTATTTTTACTTGGGTCAGGTTGCAATTCTTCTCTTCAAGTCTGGATAG
- the SRSF1 gene encoding serine/arginine-rich splicing factor 1 gives MSGGGVIRGPAGNNDCRIYVGNLPPDIRTKDIEDVFYKYGAIRDIDLKNRRGGPPFAFVEFEDPRDAEDAVYGRDGYDYDGYRLRVEFPRSGRGTGRGGGGGGGGGAPRGRYGPPSRRSEYRVIVSGLPPSGSWQDLKDHMREAGDVCYADVFRDGTGVVEFVRKEDMTYAVRKLDNTKFRSHEGETAYIRVKVDGPRSPSYGRSRSRSRSRSRSRSRSNSRSRSYSPRRSRGSPRYSPRHSRSRSRT, from the exons ATGTCCGGAGGGGGCGTGATCCGCGGCCCAGCCGGCAACAACGACTGCCGCATCTATGTGGGGAACCTGCCCCCCGACATCCGCACCAAGGACATCGAGGACGTCTTCTACAAGTACGGGGCCATCCGCGACATCGACCTCAAGAACCGCCGCGGGGGCCCGCCCTTCGCCTTCGTCGAGTTCGAGGACCCCAG GGACGCGGAGGACGCCGTCTACGGGCGGGACGGCTACGATTACGATGGGTATCGCCTCCGCGTGGAGTTCCCTCGGAGCGGCCGGGGCACCGGcaggggcggcggcggcggcggcgggggtgGAGCCCCCCGGGGCAGGTACGGCCCCCCGTCCCGGCGCTCGGAGTACAGAGTGATCGTCTCGG GGCTGCCTCCAAGTGGAAGTTGGCAGGATTTAAAGGATCACATGCGTGAAGCAGGTGATGTATGTTATGCTGATGTTTTCCGAGATGGCACTGGTGTCGTGGAGTTTGTACGGAAGGAAGATATGACCTACGCTGTGCGAAAACTGGATAACACTAAATTTAGATCTCATGAG GGAGAAACTGCCTACATCcgtgttaaagttgatggcccaAGAAGTCCAAGCTATGGAAGATCTCGGTCACGCAGCCGTAGTCGTAGCAGAAGCCGTAGTcgaagcaacagcagaagccGCAGTTATTCCCCAAGAAGAAGCAGAGGATCTCCACGCTACTCTCCCCGCCACAGCAGATCCCGATCTCGTACATAA